One window of Triticum dicoccoides isolate Atlit2015 ecotype Zavitan chromosome 5A, WEW_v2.0, whole genome shotgun sequence genomic DNA carries:
- the LOC119303137 gene encoding beta-glucosidase BoGH3B-like, whose product MGSLHKTTFVLLMFCLAALGSADYLKYKDPKQPLGVRIKDLLGRMTLAEKIGQMTQIERENATAEAMSKYFIGSVLSGGGSVPSPQASAAAWQSMVNEMQKGALSTRLGIPMIYGIDAVHGHNNVYKATIFPHNVGLGATRDPMLIKRIGEATALEVRATGIPYAFAPCIAVCRDPRWGRCYESYSEDPKVVQSMTTLISGLQGDVPAGSEGRPYVGGSKKVAACAKHYVGDGGTFMGINENDTIIDAHGLMTIHMPAYYNSIIRGVSTVMTSYSSWNGKKMHANHFLVTDFLKNKLKFRGFVISDWQGIDRITSPPGVNYSYSVEAGVGAGIDMIMVPFAYTEFIDDLTYQVKNNIIPMSRIDDAVYRILRVKFTMGLFESPYADPSLVGELGKQEHRDLAREAVRKSLVLLKNGKSASAPLLPLPKKAGKILVAGSHADDLGSQCGGWTITWQGQTGNDKTAGTTILSAIKSTVDPSTEVVFSENPDSAAVDSGKYDYAIVVVGEPPYAETFGDNLNLTIPAPGPSVIQSVCKSVRCVVVLISGRPLVVEPYIGAMDAFVAAWLPGSEGQGVTDVLFGDYGFSGKLARTWFKSVDQLPMNVGDKHYDPLFPFGFGLTTEANK is encoded by the exons ATGGGGAGTCTGCACAAGACCACCTTTGTTCTCCTCATGTTCTGCTTGGCGGCGTTGGGAAGCGCGGATTATCTCAAGTACAAGGATCCGAAGCAGCCTCTTGGCGTTCGCATCAAGGATCTGCTTGGTCGGATGACCCTCGCTGAAAAGATCGGCCAGATGACCCAGATTGAGAGGGAGAATGCCACAGCAGAGGCCATGTCCAAGTACTTCATAG GTAGCGTACTGAGTGGTGGAGGCAGTGTGCCTTCTCCTCAGGCATCCGCTGCGGCTTGGCAGTCGATGGTGAACGAGATGCAAAAGGGCGCCCTTTCCACCCGCCTAGGTATTCCGATGATCTACGGTATTGATGCCGTGCATGGTCACAACAACGTCTACAAAGCTACCATCTTCCCACATAATGTTGGCCTCGGAGCTACCAG GGACCCTATGTTGATAAAGAGGATAGGAGAAGCAACTGCTCTTGAAGTTAGAGCAACGGGAATTCCTTACGCTTTTGCTCCGTGTATTGCG GTGTGTAGAGATCCAAGATGGGGACGCTGCTACGAAAGCTACAGCGAAGACCCAAAGGTTGTCCAGTCCATGACCACACTTATCTCTGGTCTGCAAGGCGACGTTCCGGCTGGTTCTGAGGGAAGGCCATACGTTGGTGGAAG CAAGAAGGTTGCTGCATGCGCAAAGCACTATGTCGGTGACGGTGGTACGTTTATGGGGATCAACGAGAATGATACAATCATCGACGCCCATGGGCTGATGACTATCCATATGCCTGCTTATTACAATTCTATCATCAGAGGTGTCTCCACTGTTATGACCTCGTACTCTAGCTGGAACGGCAAGAAAATGCACGCCAACCACTTCCTTGTCACTGATTTTCTGAAGAACAAGCTCAAATTCCGG GGTTTCGTGATTTCAGACTGGCAAGGCATTGATCGGATTACTAGTCCTCCAGGTGTGAACTATTCTTATTCAGTTGAGGCCGGAGTTGGTGCCGGTATTGACATG ATCATGGTTCCTTTTGCCTACACCGAATTCATTGATGATCTGACATACCAAGTAAAGAACAACATTATCCCCATGAGCAGAATCGATGATGCTGTCTACAGGATTCTTAGGGTGAAGTTCACCATGGGCCTGTTTGAGAGCCCCTATGCTGACCCAAGCCTCGTTGGTGAACTCGGGAAGCAG GAACACCGCGATCTCGCTCGTGAAGCCGTCAGGAAGTCATTGGTGTTGCTGAAAAATGGAAAATCTGCCTCCGCTCCGCTGTTGCCTCTCCCGAAGAAGGCCGGAAAGATCCTCGTCGCCGGAAGCCACGCCGACGACTTGGGCAGCCAGTGCGGAGGATGGACCATCACATGGCAAGGACAGACCGGCAACGACAAAACTGCCG GGACGACGATCCTTTCGGCGATCAAGTCCACCGTCGACCCCAGCACGGAGGTGGTCTTCTCGGAGAACCCGGACAGCGCCGCCGTGGACAGCGGCAAGTACGACTACGCCATCGTGGTGGTCGGCGAGCCGCCCTACGCCGAGACGTTCGGCGACAACCTCAACCTGACGATCCCTGCCCCGGGTCCCTCGGTGATCCAGAGCGTGTGCAAGAGCGTCAGGTGCGTGGTGGTGCTCATCTCCGGCAGGCCGCTGGTGGTGGAGCCGTACATCGGCGCCATGGACGCGTTCGTCGCCGCGTGGCTGCCCGGCTCCGAGGGCCAGGGCGTCACCGACGTGCTGTTCGGCGACTACGGGTTCTCCGGGAAGCTGGCCAGGACGTGGTTCAAGTCGGTGGACCAGCTGCCGATGAACGTCGGCGACAAGCACTacgacccgctgttccccttcgggTTTGGCCTCACCACTGAGGCCAACAAGTGA